Proteins co-encoded in one Hypanus sabinus isolate sHypSab1 chromosome 6, sHypSab1.hap1, whole genome shotgun sequence genomic window:
- the hspb1 gene encoding heat shock protein beta-1, whose product MSERRIPFSFLRSPSWEPFRDWHYPSRLFDQFFGMPPALSYDWGPEWPGYLRPFHLPSVRAPAAAGATEATDQATASSAALNRQQSTGISEIKVTSDKWKVSLDVNHFAPEEITVKTKDGYVEIHGKHEERQDEHGFISRCFTRKYLLPQGIDAGVVSSTLSPAGVLTVEAPLAKPALQSSEVTIPITYESTAQIGVPDSKKANEATKK is encoded by the exons ATGTCCGAGCGGCGGATCCCCTTCAGTTTCCTGCGCAGCCCCAGCTGGGAACCTTTTCGGGACTGGCATTACCCGAGCCGGCTCTTCGACCAGTTCTTTGGCATGCCGCCGGCTCTGTCCTACGACTGGGGTCCCGAGTGGCCGGGTTACCTGCGCCCCTTTCACCTGCCCAGCGTCCGCGCCCCAGCCGCAGCCGGGGCTACGGAAGCGACCGACCAAGCCACCGCCTCCAGTGCCGCCCTCAACCGCCAGCAGAGCACCGGTATCTCGGAAATCAAGGTCACTTCTGACAAGTGGAAGGTCAGCTTGGATGTCAACCATTTCGCCCCTGAAGAGATCACCGTCAAAACCAAGGATGGCTATGTAGAGATCCACG gcaaacacgaggaaagacAAGATGAACATGGTTTTATTTCAAGGTGTTTTACTCGAAAATATCT CCTCCCACAAGGCATTGATGCCGGTGTAGTTTCTTCAACACTGTCACCCGCTGGTGTGCTGACAGTGGAAGCGCCACTGGCCAAGCCAGCTCTGCAATCTTCAGAGGTCACCATCCCAATTACCTACGAGTCTACAGCCCAGATCGGAGTGCCAGAttcaaagaaggcaaatgaagcTACAAAGAAATGA